Proteins encoded in a region of the Ancylobacter sp. SL191 genome:
- a CDS encoding DoxX family protein, producing MTEIARLLMTGRALAGRIPHDLIALIARLSIAGVFWQSGQTKVEGFMVTDSAVFLFENEYQLPLVSPVIAAHLAALAEHLFPVLLVLGLASRLSALALLGMTLVIQLLVYPGAWPTHGTWAACLLIILAHGPGRFSLDHLLAPRLGLRPAAA from the coding sequence ATGACTGAGATTGCCCGCCTGCTCATGACCGGCCGCGCCCTCGCCGGGCGCATCCCGCACGATCTTATCGCGCTGATCGCGCGGCTCTCCATCGCCGGCGTGTTCTGGCAGTCCGGCCAGACCAAGGTTGAGGGCTTCATGGTGACCGACAGTGCGGTCTTCCTGTTCGAAAACGAGTACCAGCTCCCCCTCGTTAGCCCCGTCATCGCCGCACATCTCGCGGCGCTGGCCGAGCACCTGTTCCCGGTACTGCTGGTGCTCGGCCTCGCCAGCCGGCTCTCCGCGCTGGCGCTGCTCGGCATGACGCTGGTGATCCAGCTTCTGGTCTATCCCGGCGCCTGGCCGACCCACGGCACCTGGGCTGCCTGTCTGCTCATCATCCTCGCCCATGGGCCGGGCCGGTTCTCGCTCGACCATCTCCTCGCCCCGCGGCTCGGCCTGAGGCCGGCCGCCGCGTGA
- a CDS encoding glycosyltransferase family protein, translating to MERAPVPAPQPELSRPGRGTPRILMYSHDTYGLGHIRRSRAIANALVAAHGDLSVLIISGSSLAGSFNFAPGIDFVHVPGVAKSENGSYASANLRLDVAEVTAIREALIRQTAESFRPDIFIADKEPAGFRGELLPSLKLMGSMGTRRIIGIRDVLDSPEVIRAEWHDKGAIRAMTDYYDDVLVYGAEEFYRPLDGIPMPADLHSRIVYTGYLRRSVPGGASAMRYPRATKGPFILVTTGGGADGAGLIDWVISAYEAAPDIPLPAVITFGPFLSNKQRGQFMERIERLPKVDAITFDPKIERLMSRATAVVAMGGYNTFCEILSFDKPALLVPRSRPRQEQLIRATRAEKLGLVRMLVDPVEAGEAERDPLVMAQALTALRDQPPPSQANMPGVLDGLTRIADHLGPHLGAQAERAASLGVGG from the coding sequence ATGGAACGCGCACCCGTCCCCGCTCCCCAGCCTGAGCTCTCCCGGCCGGGCCGCGGAACGCCGCGCATCCTGATGTACAGCCACGACACCTATGGGCTGGGCCATATCCGCCGCTCGCGCGCCATCGCCAATGCGCTGGTCGCCGCCCATGGCGACCTCTCGGTGCTCATCATCTCCGGCTCTTCGCTCGCCGGCAGCTTCAATTTCGCGCCGGGCATCGATTTCGTGCATGTGCCGGGCGTCGCCAAGAGCGAGAATGGCAGCTACGCAAGCGCCAATCTCCGGCTCGACGTCGCCGAGGTCACCGCCATCCGCGAGGCGCTGATCCGCCAGACGGCGGAATCCTTCCGGCCGGACATCTTCATTGCCGACAAGGAGCCAGCCGGCTTTCGCGGCGAGCTGCTGCCGAGCCTGAAGCTCATGGGCAGCATGGGCACACGCCGCATCATTGGCATTCGCGACGTGCTGGACAGCCCGGAGGTCATTCGCGCCGAGTGGCACGACAAGGGCGCCATCCGCGCCATGACCGATTATTACGACGACGTGCTGGTCTATGGGGCGGAGGAGTTCTACCGCCCGCTCGACGGCATCCCCATGCCGGCCGACCTGCATTCGCGCATCGTCTATACCGGCTATCTGCGCCGCTCCGTGCCGGGCGGGGCCTCGGCAATGCGCTACCCGCGTGCCACCAAGGGCCCCTTCATCCTCGTCACCACCGGCGGCGGCGCTGACGGCGCCGGGCTGATCGACTGGGTGATCTCCGCCTATGAGGCGGCGCCGGACATTCCGCTGCCTGCCGTCATCACCTTCGGCCCCTTCCTGTCGAACAAGCAGCGCGGCCAGTTCATGGAGCGCATCGAGCGGCTGCCCAAGGTCGACGCCATCACCTTCGATCCCAAGATCGAGCGGCTGATGAGCCGGGCCACCGCCGTGGTCGCCATGGGCGGCTACAACACGTTTTGCGAGATCCTCTCCTTCGACAAGCCGGCGCTGCTGGTGCCGCGCTCGCGCCCGCGCCAGGAACAGCTCATCCGCGCCACGCGCGCCGAAAAGCTCGGCCTCGTGCGCATGCTGGTCGATCCGGTGGAAGCCGGCGAGGCCGAGCGCGACCCGCTGGTGATGGCACAGGCGCTCACCGCCCTGCGCGACCAGCCGCCCCCCTCGCAGGCCAACATGCCCGGCGTGCTCGACGGCCTCACCCGCATCGCCGACCATCTCGGCCCGCATCTGGGG
- a CDS encoding fumarylacetoacetate hydrolase family protein has protein sequence MKLVRYGEVGQEKPGLVDGSGVLRGLSDFIADITGEALLPESLARLAALDPAELPAVEGSPRFGAPVGGIGKFVCVGLNYSDHAEEAGMPIPNEPVLFMKPTSCIVGPNDDVEIPRGSEKTDWEVELGIIIGKPAKYVAVEDAYAHVAGYCIVNDVSERAFQLERGGQWDKGKGCDTFGPIGPWLVTTDEIPDPHVLDMWLEVDGRRHQNGSTRTMIFSVPFIVSYISQFMSLQPGDIITTGTPPGVGLGHKPPVYLKAGQTMHLFIAGLGEQRQRAVPAR, from the coding sequence ATGAAGCTCGTTCGCTACGGTGAGGTCGGCCAGGAAAAGCCGGGCCTGGTGGATGGCTCCGGCGTGCTGCGCGGTCTCTCGGACTTTATTGCCGACATCACTGGCGAGGCGCTGCTGCCGGAGAGCCTCGCCCGCCTCGCCGCGCTCGATCCGGCCGAGCTGCCGGCGGTGGAGGGATCCCCGCGCTTTGGCGCGCCGGTGGGCGGCATCGGCAAGTTCGTCTGCGTCGGCCTCAATTATTCCGACCATGCCGAGGAAGCCGGCATGCCCATTCCAAACGAGCCGGTGCTTTTCATGAAGCCGACGAGCTGCATCGTCGGGCCGAATGACGATGTGGAAATCCCGCGCGGCTCGGAGAAGACCGACTGGGAGGTCGAGCTCGGCATCATCATCGGCAAGCCCGCGAAATATGTGGCGGTCGAGGACGCCTATGCGCATGTCGCCGGCTATTGCATCGTCAACGACGTCTCCGAACGCGCCTTCCAGCTGGAGCGCGGCGGGCAGTGGGACAAGGGCAAGGGCTGTGACACCTTCGGGCCCATCGGCCCGTGGCTGGTGACGACCGACGAGATCCCCGACCCGCACGTGCTCGACATGTGGCTGGAGGTTGATGGCCGGCGCCACCAGAACGGCTCGACGCGCACCATGATCTTCAGCGTGCCGTTCATCGTCTCCTATATCAGCCAGTTCATGAGCCTCCAGCCGGGCGACATCATCACCACCGGCACGCCGCCCGGTGTCGGGCTCGGCCATAAGCCGCCGGTCTATCTCAAGGCCGGCCAGACCATGCACCTGTTCATCGCCGGCCTTGGCGAGCAGCGCCAGCGGGCGGTGCCGGCGCGCTGA